The following are from one region of the Penaeus chinensis breed Huanghai No. 1 chromosome 5, ASM1920278v2, whole genome shotgun sequence genome:
- the LOC125025914 gene encoding UDP-glycosyltransferase UGT5-like isoform X1, with the protein MTPLAGVSLWAWAACVGSALLGVAAANLPPPERQYSILFLLPMSSTSHRNIFMSVADALAERGHKVTMLINHAVESKNENITFVFHGLDDFRPENISMFTIRKDVREATKIYTEKILAVSKKLYKVPKVRKLYERRKEFDLIIVFHMMNEVAYPFVFGLPYITVTTVGVDFVHSAIFGNVLNPAYANNFVFHLPRPLSFLHRCLNLFMHIATAWYWKFWSMNKIQGELSAQFPGLPSLLEIERNQSLTLMNSHFSLDTPMPLLPSQVEIGGMHCRPGKPLPQELESWISGAGDAGVVYFSLGSTNQGVAIPRHYRDILLQAFRRIDQRVLWKNVEGVDDVPENVLLRKWIPQQDVLAHPNVKVFISHSGLLSTQEAAYHATPVLALPIAADQPRNADQIRDTGFGLVLEWEEITVDLVLEALRELIDNPRYRRSAAEVSRAMRDQLMSPKDRAVFWTEYVIRHRGAPRLRCPAADLSWVEFLMLDVLAALLLGVCVCLVLLKRFVRSVWRAVGRRSKDKEE; encoded by the exons ATGACGCCCCTCGCCGGTGTGTccctgtgggcgtgggcggcctGCGTAGGTTCGGCCTTGCTGGGCGTGGCGGCCGCGAACCTGCCTCCCCCCGAGAGACAGTACAgcatcctgttcctcctcccgaTGTCCTCCACGAGCCACAGGAATATCTTCATGTCGGTTGCCGATGCCCTGGCAGAGCGGGGCCACAAG GTGACGATGCTGATCAACCATGCCGTCGAATCGAAGAACGAGAACATCACCTTTGTCTTCCACGGGCTGGACGACTTCCGGCCGGAGAATATCAGCATGTTCACTATCCGAAAGGATGTCCGAGAAGCCACCAAGATCTACACCGAGAAGATCTTGGCCGTAAGTAAGAAGCTTTATAAAGTCCCGAAGGTGAGAAAGCTCtacgaaaggaggaaagaatTCGACCTCATCATCGTCTTCCATATGATGAACGAG GTCGCCTACCCATTCGTTTTTGGGCTTCCCTACATCACTGTCACGACGGTCGGAGTGGACTTCGTGCACAGCGCCATCTTCGGCAACGTCTTGAATCCAGCCTACGCCAACAACTTCGTCTTCCACCTCCCGCGGCCGCTGAGCTTCTTGCACCGTTGTCTCAACCTGTTCATGCATATCGCCACGGCCTGGTACTGGAAGTTCTGGTCCATGAACAAAATCCAAGGCGAG CTGTCGGCGCAGTTCCCCGGCCTACCATCTTTGCTGGAAATTGAGCGCAACCAGAGCCTTACCCTCATGAACTCGCACTTCAGCCTGGACACGCCCATGCCGTTGCTTCCCAGCCAGGTGGAAATTGGGGGCATGCACTGCAGGCCCGGGAAGCCCCTCCCGCAG GAACTGGAGTCGTGGATCTCTGGAGCCGGAGATGCAGGAGTCGTGTACTTCAGCCTGGGCTCCACGAACCAGGGCGTCGCCATTCCCCGTCACTATCGCGACATCCTTCTTCAGGCATTCAGGAGGATCGACCAGCGAGTCCTGTGGAAGAATGTGGAGGGAGTGGACGACGTTCCTGAAAATGTGTTGTTGAGGAAGTGGATTCCTCAGCAGGACGTTCTCG CGCACCCAAACGTGAAGGTGTTCATCAGCCACTCCGGATTGCTCAGCACGCAGGAGGCCGCCTACCATGCCACACCCGTGCTCGCCCTGCCCATCGCAGCGGACCAGCCCAGGAACGCAGACCAGATCAGGGACACCGGCTTTGGCCTGGTGCTCGAGTGGGAGGAAATCACGGTTGACCTCGTCCTCGAGGCGCTACGCGAGCTCATCGACAACCCGAG ATACCGACGGAGCGCCGCCGAGGTCTCGCGGGCGATGCGCGACCAGCTAATGTCGCCGAAGGACCGCGCCGTCTTCTGGACCGAGTACGTGATCCGTCACAGAGGCGCCCCGAGGCTAAGGTGCCCCGCGGCGGACCTTTCGTGGGTCGAGTTCCTCATGCTGGACGTCTTAGCGGCCCTGCTGCTGGGCGTCTGCGTCTGCTTAGTGCTTCTGAAACGCTTCGTACGGTCAGTTTGGCGGGCCGTGGGGCGGCGGAGCAAAGACAAGGAGGAATAG
- the LOC125025914 gene encoding UDP-glycosyltransferase UGT5-like isoform X2, whose amino-acid sequence MTPLAGVSLWAWAACVGSALLGVAAANLPPPERQYSILFLLPMSSTSHRNIFMSVADALAERGHKVTMLINHAVESKNENITFVFHGLDDFRPENISMFTIRKDVREATKIYTEKILAVAYPFVFGLPYITVTTVGVDFVHSAIFGNVLNPAYANNFVFHLPRPLSFLHRCLNLFMHIATAWYWKFWSMNKIQGELSAQFPGLPSLLEIERNQSLTLMNSHFSLDTPMPLLPSQVEIGGMHCRPGKPLPQELESWISGAGDAGVVYFSLGSTNQGVAIPRHYRDILLQAFRRIDQRVLWKNVEGVDDVPENVLLRKWIPQQDVLAHPNVKVFISHSGLLSTQEAAYHATPVLALPIAADQPRNADQIRDTGFGLVLEWEEITVDLVLEALRELIDNPRYRRSAAEVSRAMRDQLMSPKDRAVFWTEYVIRHRGAPRLRCPAADLSWVEFLMLDVLAALLLGVCVCLVLLKRFVRSVWRAVGRRSKDKEE is encoded by the exons ATGACGCCCCTCGCCGGTGTGTccctgtgggcgtgggcggcctGCGTAGGTTCGGCCTTGCTGGGCGTGGCGGCCGCGAACCTGCCTCCCCCCGAGAGACAGTACAgcatcctgttcctcctcccgaTGTCCTCCACGAGCCACAGGAATATCTTCATGTCGGTTGCCGATGCCCTGGCAGAGCGGGGCCACAAG GTGACGATGCTGATCAACCATGCCGTCGAATCGAAGAACGAGAACATCACCTTTGTCTTCCACGGGCTGGACGACTTCCGGCCGGAGAATATCAGCATGTTCACTATCCGAAAGGATGTCCGAGAAGCCACCAAGATCTACACCGAGAAGATCTTGGCC GTCGCCTACCCATTCGTTTTTGGGCTTCCCTACATCACTGTCACGACGGTCGGAGTGGACTTCGTGCACAGCGCCATCTTCGGCAACGTCTTGAATCCAGCCTACGCCAACAACTTCGTCTTCCACCTCCCGCGGCCGCTGAGCTTCTTGCACCGTTGTCTCAACCTGTTCATGCATATCGCCACGGCCTGGTACTGGAAGTTCTGGTCCATGAACAAAATCCAAGGCGAG CTGTCGGCGCAGTTCCCCGGCCTACCATCTTTGCTGGAAATTGAGCGCAACCAGAGCCTTACCCTCATGAACTCGCACTTCAGCCTGGACACGCCCATGCCGTTGCTTCCCAGCCAGGTGGAAATTGGGGGCATGCACTGCAGGCCCGGGAAGCCCCTCCCGCAG GAACTGGAGTCGTGGATCTCTGGAGCCGGAGATGCAGGAGTCGTGTACTTCAGCCTGGGCTCCACGAACCAGGGCGTCGCCATTCCCCGTCACTATCGCGACATCCTTCTTCAGGCATTCAGGAGGATCGACCAGCGAGTCCTGTGGAAGAATGTGGAGGGAGTGGACGACGTTCCTGAAAATGTGTTGTTGAGGAAGTGGATTCCTCAGCAGGACGTTCTCG CGCACCCAAACGTGAAGGTGTTCATCAGCCACTCCGGATTGCTCAGCACGCAGGAGGCCGCCTACCATGCCACACCCGTGCTCGCCCTGCCCATCGCAGCGGACCAGCCCAGGAACGCAGACCAGATCAGGGACACCGGCTTTGGCCTGGTGCTCGAGTGGGAGGAAATCACGGTTGACCTCGTCCTCGAGGCGCTACGCGAGCTCATCGACAACCCGAG ATACCGACGGAGCGCCGCCGAGGTCTCGCGGGCGATGCGCGACCAGCTAATGTCGCCGAAGGACCGCGCCGTCTTCTGGACCGAGTACGTGATCCGTCACAGAGGCGCCCCGAGGCTAAGGTGCCCCGCGGCGGACCTTTCGTGGGTCGAGTTCCTCATGCTGGACGTCTTAGCGGCCCTGCTGCTGGGCGTCTGCGTCTGCTTAGTGCTTCTGAAACGCTTCGTACGGTCAGTTTGGCGGGCCGTGGGGCGGCGGAGCAAAGACAAGGAGGAATAG